The Fimbriimonas ginsengisoli Gsoil 348 genome window below encodes:
- a CDS encoding LacI family DNA-binding transcriptional regulator has protein sequence MRERKRVTIEDVAKRAGVTSMTVSRTLTGSGPVSNSVRVRVEAAIRELGYIPNRVARGLRSNRTNTLALVVTDVTNPFFTTVARGAEDAASDRNQLLLLCNTDESEAEELRYIELLAGQGVDGILFVPAKNGYEARKLAASRSLPLVILDRRVEGEPVSFVRCDSSSGSVSAAEHLRELGHRRIAILAGPVGVPTSDDRVSSFLGGFQGDQNLIDVLHGRFSTDWGREAAAIALASKPRPTALFALNNFIAIGALQVLHEQGVRVPEDMSIVGFDDLPASMMVDPFLTVVSQPAYEMGSTAVEVVLQAIDNPAAAIVEKILPTRLLVRRSTARLADR, from the coding sequence TTGCGTGAACGAAAGCGGGTAACGATCGAGGATGTCGCCAAGCGGGCGGGCGTGACGTCGATGACGGTTTCCCGAACGCTCACCGGATCCGGACCGGTATCTAACTCGGTTCGGGTCCGAGTTGAAGCCGCGATACGTGAGCTCGGATACATTCCGAACCGCGTGGCCCGCGGCTTACGCTCGAACCGAACCAACACCCTGGCCCTCGTCGTTACCGACGTGACCAACCCGTTTTTTACAACGGTAGCCCGGGGCGCCGAAGACGCTGCCAGCGATCGGAACCAACTCCTTTTGCTCTGCAACACGGACGAATCGGAAGCCGAGGAGCTCCGCTACATCGAGCTCCTGGCGGGCCAAGGGGTCGACGGCATACTCTTTGTCCCGGCGAAAAACGGATACGAAGCGCGGAAACTGGCGGCATCTAGGAGCCTTCCCCTCGTCATTCTCGATCGACGCGTCGAGGGCGAACCGGTCTCTTTCGTGCGATGCGACTCGAGTTCCGGTTCGGTCTCGGCGGCCGAGCACCTTCGAGAACTTGGCCACCGAAGGATTGCAATCTTGGCCGGCCCGGTCGGCGTGCCGACCTCGGACGATCGGGTCTCCTCATTCCTTGGCGGTTTTCAAGGCGACCAGAACCTTATCGATGTCTTGCACGGACGGTTTTCAACCGACTGGGGGCGGGAAGCGGCCGCGATCGCATTGGCGTCGAAACCTCGACCAACGGCACTGTTCGCGTTGAACAATTTTATCGCGATCGGCGCTCTGCAGGTACTCCACGAGCAAGGCGTCCGCGTGCCCGAAGACATGTCGATCGTCGGCTTCGACGACCTTCCGGCCTCAATGATGGTCGATCCTTTCCTCACCGTGGTATCGCAGCCTGCGTACGAGATGGGCTCCACGGCGGTCGAGGTCGTCCTCCAGGCCATCGACAATCCCGCCGCCGCGATCGTCGAAAAGATCCTGCCAACCCGGCTGTTGGTTAGAAGATCGACCGCGCGATTGGCGGATCGGTAA
- a CDS encoding aldo/keto reductase encodes MISVTPLSGKPIPRIGLGTFGSDKYGPPQVADAVRGAIEVGYRHFDCAAVYGNEREVGAALRESGLAREDYWVTGKVWNNRHHEVVAACEDSLRDLGLDYLDLFLIHWPFPNHHASGVAVDSRDPHAVPYIHENFLRTWASMRKLVDRGLVRYTGTSNMTVRKLQLLLRDAEVQPAANEMELHPHFQQRELFEFVTANGILPIGYSPLGSPSRPERDRTSDDTSDLDDPVIVEIARAHNIHPADVCIKWAVTRGQIPIPFSVKRSQYESSLRAATSEPLTPAEMDQIAKIDRNCRLIKGQVFLWPGAADWRDLWDEQPV; translated from the coding sequence ATGATCAGCGTAACGCCGCTATCCGGAAAACCTATTCCTAGAATCGGCCTGGGAACATTCGGCTCGGACAAATATGGCCCACCGCAGGTGGCCGATGCCGTAAGGGGCGCGATTGAAGTCGGCTACCGCCACTTCGATTGCGCAGCCGTCTACGGGAACGAACGGGAAGTTGGCGCGGCCCTACGAGAGTCAGGTCTCGCGCGGGAGGACTATTGGGTCACCGGTAAGGTTTGGAATAATCGCCATCACGAGGTTGTTGCCGCGTGCGAAGATTCTCTCCGGGATTTGGGCTTGGACTACCTGGACCTATTCTTGATCCATTGGCCCTTCCCTAACCATCATGCGTCCGGCGTCGCGGTGGACTCCCGCGATCCTCACGCCGTGCCCTATATTCACGAGAACTTTCTGAGGACTTGGGCCTCCATGCGAAAGCTCGTCGATCGCGGCTTGGTTCGATACACGGGAACTTCGAATATGACCGTTCGAAAGCTCCAGTTGCTGCTGCGGGACGCGGAGGTGCAACCGGCCGCGAACGAGATGGAATTGCATCCGCACTTCCAACAGCGGGAATTATTCGAGTTCGTCACCGCCAATGGCATCCTCCCGATCGGGTATTCGCCTCTTGGCTCGCCGAGCCGCCCCGAGCGCGACCGGACGTCGGACGATACTTCGGATCTAGACGATCCGGTGATCGTTGAGATTGCGCGGGCGCACAACATTCATCCCGCCGACGTCTGCATCAAGTGGGCGGTTACCCGCGGGCAAATTCCGATTCCTTTTTCGGTCAAGCGCTCGCAATACGAATCGAGCCTTCGGGCGGCAACATCGGAGCCGCTCACGCCGGCAGAAATGGACCAAATCGCCAAGATCGACCGCAACTGTCGATTGATAAAGGGGCAGGTCTTTCTCTGGCCCGGCGCCGCGGACTGGCGAGACCTATGGGACGAACAACCCGTCTGA
- a CDS encoding zinc-dependent alcohol dehydrogenase family protein, whose protein sequence is MALATKETMLGALLPGNSSAELREFAVPEPGHGEVLIKMKASTICGSDIRCIYREHLGKGPEGYQVGMIAGHEPSGQIVRAGPGLRRFAEGDRVIVYHISGCGVCNDCRRGYMISCTSSYRRAYGWQRDGGMAEYLLAEEKDLVALPEELSYTDGAQVACGFGTVYEAIQKVGVSGDDAVLVTGLGPVGLAALMLAKAKGANLTIGTDAVPERLQLAKSLGLADVVIPAGPEAVSQIRALTSGNGCERAFDCSASDKGRLTAIQGTRKWGRIAFIGEGGSCCFQPSADIIHDQKTIYGSWVTSIWLMEELVERLVRWNLHPADLVTNRFPLEKVGDAYALMAEGRSGKVAICFDEELVA, encoded by the coding sequence ATGGCTCTAGCCACCAAAGAAACAATGCTTGGAGCGCTGCTTCCCGGCAACAGCTCGGCGGAGTTGCGAGAGTTCGCGGTCCCGGAACCGGGTCATGGAGAGGTCCTCATCAAGATGAAGGCATCCACGATCTGCGGGAGCGATATCCGCTGCATCTACCGCGAGCACCTGGGAAAGGGACCCGAGGGGTATCAGGTCGGAATGATCGCCGGCCATGAGCCGAGCGGCCAGATCGTGCGCGCCGGCCCGGGATTGCGCCGATTCGCAGAAGGCGACCGGGTAATCGTCTATCACATCTCGGGATGCGGGGTGTGCAACGATTGCCGTCGCGGCTACATGATCTCCTGCACAAGTTCGTATCGCCGCGCCTATGGCTGGCAGCGAGACGGCGGAATGGCCGAGTATCTATTGGCCGAGGAAAAGGATCTCGTCGCTTTGCCAGAAGAGCTTAGCTACACGGATGGCGCCCAAGTCGCTTGCGGCTTTGGCACGGTCTATGAAGCAATCCAAAAAGTCGGCGTATCGGGCGACGACGCCGTATTGGTTACCGGCCTCGGGCCGGTGGGCTTGGCGGCGCTGATGTTAGCCAAGGCCAAGGGGGCCAATCTGACGATCGGAACGGACGCCGTACCGGAAAGGCTGCAACTCGCCAAGTCGCTCGGGTTGGCCGATGTCGTTATTCCGGCTGGGCCGGAGGCGGTGTCCCAAATCAGAGCTTTGACGTCCGGAAACGGCTGCGAGCGGGCTTTCGATTGCTCCGCCAGCGACAAAGGAAGGCTCACGGCCATCCAGGGCACTCGCAAGTGGGGCCGCATCGCATTTATCGGCGAGGGAGGCAGTTGCTGCTTTCAGCCTTCGGCCGACATCATCCACGATCAAAAGACGATCTACGGCTCGTGGGTCACAAGTATTTGGCTTATGGAGGAGCTCGTCGAACGGCTTGTCCGATGGAATCTTCACCCGGCAGATTTGGTCACCAATCGGTTCCCATTGGAAAAAGTCGGTGACGCCTACGCCCTTATGGCCGAGGGCCGGAGCGGCAAGGTCGCGATTTGCTTCGACGAGGAGTTGGTGGCATGA
- a CDS encoding alpha-L-fucosidase, with translation MLSLFPFLLLGLSLNPASSQDLPVAKGAFAPTMNSLTRYRYPTWFRDAKFGIWAHWGPQSVPMDGDWYARGMYEQGSGHNQYHLAHYGHPSEFGYKDVIPLWKAEKWDPARLMKLYKAAGAKYFVSMGSHHDNFFLWNSKLHRWNATQMGPHRDVVGTWQREAKKNGLRFGVSEHLGASFTWFQASHGSDKTGPKAGVPYDGADPQYADLYHEKAEPGDTGWYSTNPKWQKEWYSEIKELVDNYHPDLLYSDGAIPFGNEVGLSMVAHFYNQSAASHGGQVEAVYNCKQDSGGRWVQDLERGVMGKVNPYPWQTDTSIGDWFYNRHWQYRPISWVVDTLVDVVSKNGNLLLNVVQRPDGTLDPEVERMLGQLGAWTAIHKEAIYGSRPWSVYGEGDVTARGGSFNENMVYSSRDIRFTTQGRTLYAFSLDYPRDGKVLIRSLAATGDPTQNGIGSVKLLGYSGKVRWSQDRNGLLVTVPTTGPSPITACLKITGRNLKPVPLPKVVRKVSAGANGVLDLNATLAELHGDGLQVESKGGKPNVGYWFTADESVSWVVKVPAPGAYAVKASIATVNDGARFYVKTGGQSLTGTAPNTGAWDRFVDVDLGTLTFDRAGEFTVTMHPQDAATWKAINLRSVVLQPVEK, from the coding sequence GTGTTATCGCTATTCCCCTTTCTTTTGTTGGGACTGTCGTTGAACCCCGCCTCCTCGCAGGACCTTCCCGTCGCGAAGGGAGCGTTCGCTCCGACGATGAACTCGCTCACCCGCTACCGGTATCCCACCTGGTTCCGGGACGCGAAGTTCGGCATTTGGGCGCACTGGGGTCCTCAGTCGGTGCCGATGGACGGGGACTGGTACGCCCGGGGGATGTACGAACAGGGGAGCGGACACAACCAATACCACCTGGCCCACTACGGGCACCCATCGGAGTTCGGCTACAAAGACGTCATTCCGCTCTGGAAGGCAGAGAAGTGGGACCCGGCACGGCTCATGAAGCTTTACAAGGCGGCCGGAGCCAAGTACTTCGTCAGCATGGGCTCGCACCATGACAATTTCTTCTTGTGGAACAGCAAGCTCCATCGCTGGAACGCCACTCAAATGGGACCGCATCGCGACGTCGTGGGAACTTGGCAGAGAGAGGCTAAGAAGAACGGTTTGCGATTCGGAGTCTCCGAACACCTCGGCGCCAGCTTTACCTGGTTCCAGGCGAGCCACGGTTCCGACAAGACCGGCCCCAAGGCGGGCGTCCCCTACGACGGGGCGGACCCGCAGTATGCCGACCTGTACCACGAAAAGGCGGAGCCCGGCGATACCGGGTGGTACAGCACGAACCCGAAGTGGCAGAAGGAGTGGTATTCGGAGATCAAGGAGCTGGTGGACAACTACCACCCCGATCTGCTCTACAGCGACGGCGCGATCCCGTTCGGCAACGAAGTCGGCCTAAGCATGGTCGCCCACTTTTACAATCAGAGTGCCGCCAGCCACGGCGGCCAGGTTGAAGCCGTCTACAACTGCAAGCAGGATTCCGGCGGCAGATGGGTGCAAGACCTCGAGCGCGGCGTCATGGGCAAGGTCAACCCTTATCCCTGGCAAACGGACACATCGATCGGCGACTGGTTCTATAACCGCCACTGGCAGTACCGGCCGATAAGCTGGGTTGTGGACACCCTGGTCGACGTGGTCAGCAAGAACGGAAACTTGCTGCTCAACGTGGTCCAGCGGCCAGATGGGACGCTGGATCCGGAAGTCGAGCGTATGCTTGGCCAGTTGGGAGCCTGGACGGCCATCCACAAGGAAGCCATTTACGGCTCCCGCCCCTGGTCGGTCTATGGCGAAGGGGATGTCACGGCTCGTGGCGGAAGCTTCAACGAGAATATGGTTTACAGTTCTCGCGACATCCGGTTTACGACGCAGGGACGCACGCTTTACGCTTTTTCCCTGGACTATCCGCGAGACGGTAAGGTCCTCATCCGCTCGCTGGCGGCTACCGGAGATCCCACCCAGAACGGAATTGGCAGCGTGAAGCTGCTTGGTTACTCGGGGAAGGTTCGCTGGAGCCAAGATCGCAACGGTCTTTTGGTCACCGTTCCGACGACCGGACCCTCACCGATTACTGCATGCCTCAAGATCACCGGCCGGAACCTGAAGCCGGTTCCCCTGCCCAAGGTAGTTCGCAAAGTGTCGGCCGGGGCGAACGGAGTCCTCGATCTCAATGCGACACTGGCAGAGCTGCACGGCGACGGACTCCAGGTGGAATCGAAAGGCGGCAAACCCAACGTCGGCTACTGGTTCACCGCCGACGAATCGGTCTCCTGGGTCGTGAAAGTCCCCGCTCCCGGCGCCTATGCCGTCAAAGCTTCCATTGCGACCGTCAATGACGGCGCTCGCTTCTACGTGAAAACCGGGGGCCAGTCGCTTACCGGGACCGCCCCGAATACCGGAGCCTGGGATCGATTCGTAGATGTGGATTTAGGAACTTTAACTTTCGACCGTGCCGGAGAATTCACGGTGACGATGCACCCGCAAGACGCGGCAACCTGGAAAGCGATCAACTTGCGATCGGTCGTTCTACAACCGGTGGAGAAGTGA
- a CDS encoding TIM-barrel domain-containing protein: MLQAVFQIERQEGSVAVQLGSQRLVIEPLTPSAIHIQVVPNGEAIPPSLVRLPVGKPPIFTVRKSANEIQVATKLMRVVLNRKSGALEFRTSGNRPFLTERAGTRLLQPATVGGVPLYKVGQTFESPPHERLFGLGQFQNGLWNWRGLPLELRQMNSQISVPVLFSSRNFGLLWENASRTDFNPAETAILLEGERQEQKGPTATEQIRRQGNPPSAAGRLVGTFTPPKTGAYAFAVRGGDRRGELTLELDGKPLNSLVNFWTTSGIEAKSVLSGGKPVTLSVRGGGKGIKLFARAIDDSTTFRSDYGHAVDYTVFHGAKPEDAIAAYREVTGKAPMFPKWAYGFWQCRERYASQKELVDTAAEFRRRQIPMDLIVQDWQYWGPHGWGSYEWDEAHYPDPKEMIDQLHKLGTRFMISVWCNPSGRAQAELKANHDWVNGWLDVFSNSGRSTRWKYIDQAFFSKGADAWWGDATEPGDPGTDWLGTTTSAGPGDVITSAYPLMASRGLYEGQRSASKDKRVCILTRSAFPGIQRYASASWSGDINSTWDAFRRQVPAGLNFSLTGIPYWTTDTGGFFRPRDQYASPDFNELLSRWFAWSAFCPILRIHGYQSHTEFWNYLPETQRVLLGFDELRYRMLPYNYSVAWQVWKNDESIMRPLGLAFPQDPRSWDEGASYLFGPSLLVSPVTEPGASTWRVYLPACPGGWINFWTGKRSHGGQDVQVASPVDMIPLFVKAGSILPLGPVIQSTGMASESPLELRVYPGANGAFTLYDDAGDGYGYESGAHSEIPITWREASHTLTLGARKGTFFGMKRTIKLRVVMASEANAIGPRESTGGKTVNYSGQPLILKL; the protein is encoded by the coding sequence ATGTTGCAGGCCGTTTTCCAAATCGAACGCCAAGAGGGAAGCGTCGCGGTTCAGCTTGGTTCGCAGCGGCTAGTCATCGAACCGCTGACCCCGAGCGCCATCCACATCCAGGTCGTGCCGAACGGCGAGGCGATCCCGCCAAGTCTTGTGCGCCTGCCTGTGGGCAAACCTCCGATCTTCACCGTCCGAAAGAGCGCGAACGAGATCCAAGTGGCGACGAAGCTGATGCGGGTCGTCCTCAATCGTAAATCGGGGGCCCTGGAGTTCCGCACGAGTGGCAACCGTCCGTTCTTGACGGAGCGAGCCGGAACGCGCCTCCTCCAGCCGGCGACCGTTGGCGGCGTTCCCCTCTACAAGGTGGGCCAGACCTTCGAATCGCCGCCCCACGAGCGACTGTTCGGTCTCGGCCAATTTCAAAACGGACTGTGGAACTGGCGGGGCTTGCCCCTGGAGCTGCGCCAGATGAATTCTCAGATTTCGGTCCCGGTCCTCTTCTCCAGCCGGAATTTCGGACTGCTTTGGGAAAATGCTTCGCGAACGGACTTCAACCCGGCGGAAACGGCGATTCTGCTGGAAGGCGAGCGCCAGGAGCAGAAGGGGCCAACCGCGACCGAACAGATCCGGCGACAAGGCAATCCCCCTTCGGCGGCCGGCCGCCTGGTCGGAACTTTTACTCCGCCCAAGACGGGAGCGTATGCCTTCGCCGTAAGGGGAGGGGATCGTCGAGGCGAGCTGACCCTGGAGCTCGACGGAAAGCCGCTGAATTCGTTAGTCAACTTTTGGACGACCAGCGGCATCGAAGCTAAGTCCGTTCTCAGCGGCGGCAAGCCGGTCACTCTCTCGGTGCGCGGGGGAGGGAAGGGGATAAAGCTCTTCGCCCGCGCGATCGACGATTCCACAACCTTCCGCTCGGATTACGGCCACGCGGTCGACTACACCGTCTTCCACGGAGCAAAACCGGAAGACGCCATTGCGGCTTATCGGGAAGTGACCGGAAAAGCGCCGATGTTTCCCAAGTGGGCCTACGGTTTTTGGCAGTGTCGCGAACGATATGCGAGCCAGAAGGAGCTCGTCGATACGGCGGCCGAGTTCCGGCGGCGGCAGATCCCGATGGACCTGATCGTCCAGGACTGGCAGTATTGGGGCCCCCACGGTTGGGGCAGCTACGAGTGGGACGAGGCTCACTACCCGGACCCGAAGGAGATGATCGACCAACTCCATAAGTTGGGCACCCGATTCATGATCTCGGTCTGGTGCAATCCATCCGGCCGAGCCCAGGCCGAGCTGAAGGCAAACCACGACTGGGTGAACGGATGGCTCGACGTCTTCTCGAATTCCGGTAGATCGACCCGATGGAAGTACATCGATCAGGCTTTCTTCTCGAAAGGAGCGGATGCTTGGTGGGGCGATGCTACCGAGCCGGGAGATCCCGGAACCGATTGGCTGGGAACGACCACCAGCGCGGGGCCGGGCGACGTTATTACCAGCGCGTATCCTCTTATGGCGAGTCGCGGCCTTTACGAAGGTCAACGGTCGGCATCGAAGGACAAGCGCGTTTGCATTCTCACTCGATCGGCGTTTCCCGGAATCCAACGCTATGCCTCCGCATCGTGGTCGGGAGATATCAACTCTACGTGGGATGCGTTTCGGCGGCAAGTCCCGGCCGGTTTGAACTTTAGCCTGACGGGTATTCCTTACTGGACGACCGATACCGGCGGGTTCTTCCGGCCCCGAGACCAGTACGCTTCTCCCGACTTCAACGAGCTTTTGTCGCGGTGGTTCGCGTGGAGCGCCTTCTGCCCGATTTTGAGGATTCACGGCTACCAGTCGCACACGGAATTCTGGAATTACCTGCCGGAGACGCAGAGGGTCTTGCTTGGATTCGACGAGCTCCGGTACCGCATGCTTCCGTACAACTACTCGGTAGCGTGGCAAGTGTGGAAGAACGATGAGAGCATCATGCGGCCGTTGGGCTTGGCGTTTCCCCAAGATCCCCGGTCGTGGGACGAGGGAGCCAGTTACCTGTTTGGTCCCTCTCTCCTCGTCTCCCCGGTCACGGAGCCCGGCGCGTCCACATGGCGCGTTTACCTACCCGCTTGCCCGGGCGGCTGGATTAATTTCTGGACTGGCAAACGGTCGCACGGCGGCCAAGACGTTCAAGTGGCTTCCCCGGTTGACATGATTCCCCTCTTTGTCAAAGCCGGCTCCATCTTGCCCCTCGGTCCGGTGATTCAAAGCACCGGCATGGCCAGCGAATCGCCCCTCGAGCTCCGAGTCTATCCCGGCGCCAACGGCGCCTTCACCCTCTACGACGACGCCGGCGACGGCTACGGCTACGAATCGGGAGCCCATTCCGAGATCCCGATTACCTGGCGAGAAGCCAGCCACACCCTAACCCTCGGCGCCCGTAAGGGCACCTTCTTTGGTATGAAGAGAACGATCAAACTGCGAGTTGTGATGGCCTCCGAGGCGAACGCGATCGGTCCGCGAGAGTCGACGGGCGGGAAGACGGTGAATTACTCGGGGCAGCCACTGATCCTAAAACTGTAA
- a CDS encoding DinB family protein, whose product MKVQEAAALATEKSVKVLLYTIDRTPDDRLTWKPCETARSALEVAAECALVTGNWAEILQTGACPPQDVYFQIFSRMSAISTREQVVQALQDETSRLISVLRDISDERLQDNLTVFWGESRPILSWLHWVAIHNTYHLGQICYIQRLYGDTVD is encoded by the coding sequence ATGAAGGTTCAAGAGGCGGCGGCGCTCGCGACGGAAAAGTCGGTAAAGGTGCTCCTCTACACGATCGACCGAACGCCGGACGATAGGCTCACCTGGAAACCGTGCGAAACGGCGAGATCGGCCCTGGAAGTCGCCGCCGAGTGCGCCCTCGTCACGGGCAATTGGGCAGAAATCCTCCAAACCGGCGCCTGCCCCCCACAAGACGTCTACTTCCAAATCTTTTCCCGAATGAGCGCCATCTCAACCCGTGAGCAGGTCGTCCAAGCCCTTCAGGACGAGACTTCACGTCTCATTTCGGTGCTTCGCGACATCTCCGACGAACGCCTACAGGATAATCTCACCGTTTTTTGGGGAGAATCTAGGCCGATCCTCAGCTGGCTCCACTGGGTCGCCATCCACAACACCTACCACCTCGGCCAGATCTGCTACATCCAAAGACTGTACGGCGACACCGTGGACTGA
- a CDS encoding LacI family DNA-binding transcriptional regulator, with amino-acid sequence MTIRDVAERAGVSPMAVSVVLNGTGGRKVTVAPEKAERIREIARELRYQPNHVARTFRSGRTAQVAVVFQNFGHFRSHSSYRGDVMNGVMDALFPEGYTLSLCPKLMDERHPDAISDGRFDGVLWCRPDLSDASATALQHARVPVVMMHAPAGTVLGVPTFCADNEGAMRRVVAHLVSLGHEKLAFVIDPVSEHSIEGQSRAEALKSAARRVGLQEPDVIVLGQDHRILSRYAEPDAPHTALVCFSDELAGFVLKSCEQFGIDVPGHVSVVGFDSSPLCETTRPRLTSVAQPVERMAFEATTHLLSLIRAAEEGKPSQSATSTLYDCVLDIRESTAPPPAH; translated from the coding sequence GTGACCATTCGAGATGTGGCCGAGAGGGCGGGGGTATCGCCCATGGCGGTTAGCGTGGTGCTGAACGGCACCGGGGGACGAAAGGTAACGGTGGCTCCGGAAAAGGCGGAGCGAATCCGGGAGATCGCTCGCGAGCTGCGCTACCAACCCAACCACGTCGCGCGCACTTTTCGTAGCGGCCGGACGGCCCAAGTTGCGGTCGTTTTTCAGAACTTTGGCCACTTCCGTTCCCATAGCTCTTACCGGGGCGACGTGATGAACGGGGTGATGGATGCGTTGTTTCCCGAAGGATACACGCTGTCGCTCTGTCCCAAGCTAATGGACGAGCGCCATCCCGACGCCATCTCCGACGGACGTTTCGACGGCGTATTGTGGTGCCGTCCGGACCTCTCGGATGCCTCGGCGACCGCCTTGCAACACGCCAGAGTGCCGGTGGTGATGATGCATGCTCCCGCCGGTACCGTCCTCGGGGTGCCGACCTTCTGCGCCGACAACGAAGGGGCGATGCGCAGGGTAGTCGCCCACCTTGTGTCGCTCGGGCACGAAAAGCTCGCCTTCGTCATCGATCCCGTGAGCGAACACAGCATCGAAGGTCAGTCGCGTGCGGAGGCGCTCAAGTCCGCCGCCCGTCGGGTCGGCCTGCAAGAACCCGACGTGATCGTCCTTGGCCAGGATCACCGCATCCTTTCGCGCTACGCCGAGCCGGACGCGCCGCACACGGCGCTGGTCTGCTTCAGCGACGAGCTGGCCGGCTTTGTTCTCAAGTCCTGCGAGCAGTTCGGCATCGACGTACCGGGACATGTTTCCGTCGTGGGCTTCGATTCCTCTCCGCTGTGCGAAACGACGCGACCGCGGTTAACCTCCGTGGCTCAGCCCGTGGAACGGATGGCCTTCGAGGCTACCACCCATCTTCTTTCGCTTATCCGCGCCGCCGAAGAGGGCAAGCCCTCCCAGTCCGCGACCTCGACCCTGTACGACTGCGTTCTCGATATTCGCGAGTCCACAGCCCCGCCGCCGGCTCACTGA
- a CDS encoding DUF1559 domain-containing protein → MQRKAFTLIELLVVIAIIAILAAILFPVFAQAKEAAKKTQCLSNMKQIGTGFALYLGDADDMLPWSAYWDYSASSGWATSAGGMHEWSQVILPYIKNGKEQLLSYAGAAGGPGTVFSCPTSKVPGQLDTYGVHDDMFPKCLNWMGPNPSVCTSPRSATIVDDPASKAMVTEKGSANAGLVATFAFDTRAIDWTGVWDNRASTTNDIVFQAPNYNTVTGQKADCDGGAPWNWPPDCEAFPRFRHSGVANVAFFDSHVKGMKKGQLNYGRNIRIEGITF, encoded by the coding sequence ATGCAACGAAAAGCATTTACCCTTATTGAACTTCTCGTCGTAATCGCCATCATTGCGATCCTCGCCGCCATCCTCTTCCCGGTCTTCGCTCAGGCTAAGGAAGCCGCGAAGAAAACTCAGTGCCTTTCCAACATGAAGCAGATCGGCACCGGGTTCGCCCTCTATTTGGGCGATGCCGACGACATGCTGCCGTGGTCCGCATACTGGGACTATTCGGCCTCGAGCGGCTGGGCGACCTCCGCGGGTGGCATGCACGAGTGGTCGCAGGTCATCTTGCCTTACATCAAGAACGGAAAGGAGCAGCTTCTTTCCTATGCGGGAGCCGCGGGTGGTCCGGGCACCGTTTTTTCATGCCCAACCAGTAAAGTTCCGGGCCAACTGGACACCTACGGCGTTCACGACGACATGTTTCCGAAGTGCCTGAACTGGATGGGCCCCAACCCATCGGTCTGCACATCCCCTCGCTCCGCGACGATCGTCGACGACCCGGCGTCGAAAGCGATGGTGACCGAGAAGGGCTCGGCGAATGCCGGTCTCGTCGCCACCTTCGCGTTCGATACCCGCGCCATCGACTGGACCGGGGTCTGGGACAATAGGGCGTCCACGACCAACGACATCGTCTTCCAAGCGCCGAACTACAACACCGTAACCGGCCAGAAGGCCGACTGCGACGGCGGGGCGCCCTGGAACTGGCCTCCAGACTGCGAGGCGTTCCCTAGGTTCCGACACAGTGGCGTCGCGAACGTCGCCTTTTTCGATTCCCACGTGAAGGGGATGAAGAAGGGCCAGCTCAACTACGGCCGCAATATCCGCATCGAAGGAATCACCTTCTAG
- a CDS encoding prepilin-type N-terminal cleavage/methylation domain-containing protein translates to MKKIVRAFTLIELLVVIAIIAILAAILFPVFAQAKLAAKKTQQLSNAKQLGLAVIMYAGDSDDNTSPSWNDRNENCGWAGNVNFVKFNLPYIKNVNVFFSPVDDRAGKPSSDGDWAGVFFSFAANSYHGNWGSDGFELRGTMGMISCSGEGWIQQTGAVSSTSVTKPAETILLGERYASDVLKIPNTANWDAPLSNFGPGVFFSGHFYTRANSIPDGTRSKTAAYPDGPAGSVSAKFSGLSNFVYADGHAKSLKPEATNPDPANHPDLNQWDAKR, encoded by the coding sequence ATGAAGAAAATCGTTCGGGCATTTACTCTTATCGAACTTCTCGTCGTGATCGCGATCATCGCCATCTTGGCAGCCATCCTCTTCCCTGTCTTCGCTCAAGCTAAGCTTGCCGCCAAGAAGACTCAACAACTCTCGAATGCCAAGCAATTGGGCTTGGCGGTCATCATGTACGCCGGCGACAGCGACGACAACACCTCGCCGAGTTGGAACGACCGCAATGAGAACTGCGGCTGGGCCGGAAACGTGAACTTCGTCAAGTTCAACCTGCCCTACATTAAGAACGTAAACGTCTTCTTCTCTCCCGTCGACGACCGAGCGGGCAAGCCGTCATCGGACGGCGACTGGGCGGGCGTTTTCTTTTCGTTCGCGGCCAATAGCTACCACGGCAACTGGGGAAGCGATGGCTTCGAGCTTCGAGGCACGATGGGAATGATTTCTTGTTCCGGCGAAGGGTGGATCCAGCAGACCGGCGCGGTCTCCAGTACGTCCGTGACCAAGCCCGCCGAGACGATCCTTCTTGGCGAGCGGTATGCCTCAGACGTGCTGAAGATTCCTAACACCGCGAACTGGGACGCTCCTCTGTCCAATTTCGGCCCCGGCGTTTTCTTCAGCGGTCACTTCTACACAAGGGCGAACTCCATTCCGGATGGAACCCGAAGTAAGACCGCTGCGTACCCCGACGGCCCCGCCGGATCGGTTTCGGCAAAGTTCAGTGGCTTGTCGAACTTCGTTTATGCAGACGGACACGCCAAGTCGCTAAAACCCGAGGCGACGAACCCTGATCCCGCCAACCATCCCGATCTGAATCAGTGGGACGCCAAGAGGTAG